In the Drosophila gunungcola strain Sukarami unplaced genomic scaffold, Dgunungcola_SK_2 000001F, whole genome shotgun sequence genome, one interval contains:
- the LOC128262102 gene encoding LOW QUALITY PROTEIN: tRNA (guanine(26)-N(2))-dimethyltransferase (The sequence of the model RefSeq protein was modified relative to this genomic sequence to represent the inferred CDS: inserted 1 base in 1 codon; deleted 1 base in 1 codon): MEVDEEKPQIIAENPNESVIRERNAEIVSGGNVFYNPVQEFNRDLSIAVLNVYYRRLAKERSEKALKKQRKKVKDEEQEKPTPVSEDPPTYEAGTRYEDGLRILEALAATGLRSIRYAQEIAGVRQIVANDLSRQAVESINXNVRHNKVEELIEPSHSDAMTLMYLSTHPEKRFDAVDLDPYGCPNRFLDGAMQCLVDGGLLLVTATDMAVLAGNAPEACYVKYGSVPLRMKCCHEMALRILLHCIESHANRHGKYIEPLLSISADFYVRIFVRVYAGQAQCKLSMSKQSWIYQCTGCETFTLQPLGTIKPNPTAGNPQQLKYGIPTGPTVNSQCEHCGHKHHLGGPIWSAPIHNPEFVQDLLKTVQESSLQSLGTQRRIVGVLSMVQEELQDVPLYYTPDKLCCVLKLEIVPMLKFRSAILHAGYRVSYSHASKNSLKTNAPPAVLWDILRSWSKRHPVNPDRMIPGTPLEAILSKQSTADYEFDELHPEANPKSRKSALSRFQENPTPHWGPGTRATIMIGDNKLPKSYRNQNKKQRHKASQQQAEEDQNDTPQSVRDDDDAEHMAKQPKLEATA, from the exons ATGGAAGTTGACGAGGAAAAACCGCAG ATTATTGCGGAAAACCCCAATGAAAGCGTGATACGCGAACGCAACGCGGAGATCGTTTCTGGCGGCAATGTTTTCTACAATCCTGTCCAAGAATTCAATCGAGATCTGAGCATCGCAGTCCTAAACGTTTACTACCGGAGATTGGCGAAAGAAAGAAGCGAAAAGGCGCTTAAAAAGCAGCGAAAGAAGGTGAAGGACGAGGAGCAAGAAAAACCCACTCCCGTTTCCGAGGATCCACCCACTTATGAGGCAGGTACTCGCTATGAGGACGGTCTGCGGATCCTGGAGGCCCTGGCAGCAACAGGTTTGCGGAGCATTCGCTACGCCCAGGAAATCGCAGGAGTGCGCCAGATCGTGGCCAACGATCTATCCCGCCAGGCGGTGGAGTCCATCA ACAATGTCCGGCACAACAAAGTGGAGGAGCTGATCGAACCCAGTCATTCGGATGCCAT GACCCTCATGTATCTTTCGACACACCCCGAGAAGCGCTTTGATGCCGTGGACCTGGATCCGTACGGATGTCCGAATCGTTTTCTGGACGGAGCTATGCAGTGTCTGGTGGACGGGGGCCTGCTCCTGGTAACTGCCACCGACATGGCCGTTCTGGCCGGAAATGCTCCGGAGGCGTGCTATGTGAAGTACGGATCTGTGCCCCTGCGGATGAAGTGTTGCCACGAGATGGCATTGCGCATCCTGCTTCACTGCATCGAGAGCCATGCGAATAGACACGGCAAATACATCGAACCGCTGCTGAGCATATCGGCGGATTTTTACGTCCGGATATTTGTGCGAGTGTACGCCGGACAAGCTCAGTGCAAGCTGTCAATGAGCAAGCAGTCTTGGATATACCAGTGCACCGGCTGCGAAACCTTTACGCTGCAACCCTTGGGCACAATAAAGCCCAATCCCACGGCGGGAAATCCCCAGCAGTTGAAATACGGCATACCCACA GGTCCAACGGTCAATTCTCAGTGCGAGCATTGCGGTCACAAGCACCACCTGGGTGGGCCCATCTGGTCAGCTCCGATTCATAACCCGGAATTCGTCCAGGACCTATTGAAGACCGTGCAAGAGTCATCGTTGCAGTCCCTAGGCACCCAAAGGAGGATCGTTGGCGTGCTTTCCATGGTCCAGGAGGAGTTGCAAGATGTCCCCCTGTATTACACGCCTGACAAACTGTGCTGCGTGCTTAAGCTAGAGATTGTACCCATGCTGAAGTTCCGGTCTGCCATTCTCCATGCCGGCTATCGAGTCTCCTACTCGCATGCCTCGAAGAACTCTCTGAAAACTAATGCGCCTCCAGCGGTGCTGTGGGACATTCTGCGCAGCTGGAGCAAGCGGCATCCAGTCAATCCCGACCGGATGATTCCTGGCACTCCTCTGGAGGCTATACTTTCGAAACAAAGCACCGCGGACTACGAGTTCGATGAACTTCACCCGGAGGCCAACCCGAAGAGCCGAAAGTCTGCGTTATCGCGTTTCCAGGAGAACCCTACTCCGCACTGGGGACCAGGAACAAGGGCTACAATCAT GATTGGTGACAACAAACTGCCAAAAAGCTACCGTAACCAGAACAAGAAGCAGCGTCACAAAGCATCGCAACAGCAGGCGGAGGAGGACCAAAACGATACCCCACAATCGGTGAGAGATGACGATGATGCGGAGCACATGGCCAAGCAGCCCAAGCTGGAGGCGACGGCGTGA
- the LOC128262103 gene encoding cilia- and flagella-associated protein 276: protein MIQYDTVQIKNVSWQPELHTEGTYVCSFPEPPPPEAHLKPGTWHGHLEPYQRLFYHQTMNSVRSSKRYRANPNVPKDTLDFSLQSRYDHTREAFPDKVDYVMQRETCRAISSWSAPGAAKEIGAQLKSFRVLRNTRLIRRKQEAVLGHPLRIGGCKEKIHPHSVKLICSGVHNQLVNNGFSRQSSDGNFFRY, encoded by the exons ATGATTCAGTACGACACTGTGCAGATCAAAAATGTGTCCTG GCAGCCCGAGCTGCACACGGAGGGCACCTATGTGTGCTCCTTTCCGGAGCCACCACCGCCGGAAGCCCACTTGAAACCGGGCACCTGGCATGGCCATCTGGAGCCGTATCAGCGGCTCTTCTACCACCAGACGATGAATTCGGTGCGCTCGAGCAAACGCTACCGGGCCAATCCGAACGTCCCAAAGGACACACTGGACTTCTCGCTGCAGTCGCGCTACGATCATACGCGCGAAGCCTTTCCGGACAAAGTAGACTATGTCATGCAGCGGGAGACTTGCCGAGCCATAAGCAGCTGGTCGGCTCCCGGGGCGGCCAAGGAAATCGGCGCCCAGCTCAAGTCGTTTCGGGTGTTGCGCAACACGCGCCTTATCCGCCGGAAGCAGGAGGCCGTGCTGGGTCATCCACTTCGCATTG GCGGCTGTAAGGAAAAGATCCATCCCCATAGTGTGAAGCTAATTTGTAGCGGCGTCCATAACCAGCTGGTCAACAACGGATTTTCGCGCCAGTCCTCCGACGGCAACTTCTTCCGCTATTAA
- the LOC128261211 gene encoding heat shock factor-binding protein 1: MTDLRNEMDSDLDQNYSLNSNADPKNMQELTIYVQNLLQNVQDKFQTMSDQIITRIDDMGNRIDDLEKSIADLMNQAGIEGQGPEK, encoded by the exons ATGACCGATCTGCGCAACGAGATGGACAGCGATCTGGACCAGAACTACTCACTGAACAGCAATGCGGACCCAAAGAACATGCAGGAGCTGACCATTTAC GTCCAAAATCTGTTGCAGAATGTGCAGGACAAGTTTCAGACGATGTCCGACCAGATAATCACGCGCATCGACGACATGGGCAACCGCATCGACGACCTGGAGAAGAGCATCGCGGACCTGATGAACCAGGCCGGGATTGAGGGCCAGGGCCCGGAGAAATGA
- the LOC128261210 gene encoding CBY1-interacting BAR domain-containing protein homolog: MFRRGKLSFLNTKDDRIKLITERINITERHLLEMCSSFALVTRKMAKYRDSFDELAKGVKSYADDEEINESLCQGLKSFTNAVTIMGDYMDINVHRLEHKIVNELSQFEQLCKSTRENLRLAVIARDKEVLRQRQMLELKSKFSANNSAADSELFKAKMEVQRTNKEIDDIIGNFEQRKIRDLKQIISDFILISMKQHTKALEVLSASYYDIGSIDERDDFLEFQKLMKSKEEPTSRKAALKKGLRSQSMDSLEHEHLVSPLKRRQRLSRSSKNLAGAGISHGSKTEPEEETDEQEEDDDDEDDETEQSGEEEEESGTASDDEREPTQPSSQLTSRENVFGAKIRSAAKDAATPSSGASATAAPSKPTRQTVKHPFKAVASTHVRLQKQFHVPQH; encoded by the exons ATGTTTCGCCGTGGAAAATTATCGTTTCTGAATACCAAAGATGATCGCATCAAACTAATAACGGAGCGCATAAACATAACAGAGCGACATTTATTGGAGATGTGTTCTTCATTTGCTTTGGTGACGAGGAAAATGGCCAA ATACCGCGACTCCTTCGATGAGCTGGCCAAGGGTGTTAAGAGTTATGCCGATGACGAGGAAATCAATGAAAGTCTCTGTCAAGGACTGAAAAGTTTCACGAATGCGGTCACAATAATGGGCGACTATATGGACATCAATGTGCACCGATTGGAACACAAG ATTGTAAACGAGCTCTCGCAGTTCGAGCAGCTCTGCAAGTCCACACGGGAAAATTTACGTCTTGCTGTTATAGCCCGGGATAAGGAGGTTCTACGTCAACGACAGATGCTGGAGCTTAAGTCAAAGTTTTCAGCCAATAAT AGTGCCGCAGATTCCGAGTTGTTTAAAGCCAAAATGGAGGTACAGCGCACCAACAAAGAGATCGACGACATCATTGGGAACTTCGAGCAGCGGAAAATAAGGGACTTAAAGCAGATAATCTCTGATTTTATCCTGATCTCCATGAAGCAGCACACCAAGGCCTTGGAGGTCCTTTCCGCTAGTTACTATGATATTGGGAGCATTGATGAACGCGACGATTTCCTGGAGTTCCAGAAGCTGATGAAAAGCAAGGAGGAGCCCACTTCCCGAAAGGCGGCCCTAAAGAAGGGTTTGCGTTCGCAGTCTATGGATAGTTTGGAGCATGAGCACCTGGTCAGTCCGCTGAAGAGGCGCCAAAGGTTATCCAGGAGTAGCAAGAATCTGGCCGGTGCCGGAATCAGTCATGGCAGTAAAACGGAACCAGAGGAGGAAACTGATGAACAGGAAgaagatgatgatgacgaaGATGAT GAAACCGAGCAAAGTGGAGAGGAAGAAGAGGAATCTGGAACCGCATCAGACGATGAAAGGGAGCCCACCCAGCCGAGCAGCCAGCTCACTTCTCGCGAGAATGTCTTTGGGGCCAAGATACGATCCGCTGCCAAAGATGCAGCCACGCCCTCGTCAGGCGCGAGTGCAACTGCTGCTCCTTCGAAACCGACCAGGCAGACAGTCAAACATCCTTTCAAGGCTGTGGCATCCACCCATGTAAGATTGCAGAAGCAGTTTCATGTACCCCAACACTAG